A part of Demetria terragena DSM 11295 genomic DNA contains:
- a CDS encoding ribose-phosphate diphosphokinase, whose amino-acid sequence MREIVVFSGSAHPSLARSICTHLGVELSDVDIKRFSNDCLQAQLLVNCRQRDVYIVQPLVPPTQEHLMELLLMLDAAKGASAAQVTAVIPHYAYARSDKKDASRISIGGRLVADMIATAGADRIITMALHAPQVHGFFSMPVDHLTAIGEIAEHFRQRDLTDAVVVSPDLGNAKTATQFARLLGLPVAAGSKQRKADDQVVIDAIVGDVEGRRAIVLDDEIATGGSIIELMDRLKDFGATGAAVACTHGLFSGKAVERLSSHPMISEVVSTDTVPAPNWPQLQVRSVAQLFAEAIARSHRGESVSSLFDGVDPAHAPPATLPLG is encoded by the coding sequence GTGCGAGAGATCGTCGTCTTCAGCGGTTCGGCCCATCCGAGCCTCGCGCGCAGTATCTGTACCCATCTCGGCGTCGAGCTCAGCGACGTCGACATCAAGAGATTCAGCAACGATTGCCTGCAGGCACAGTTGTTGGTCAACTGTCGGCAGCGGGATGTCTACATCGTGCAGCCGCTCGTCCCACCGACGCAGGAGCACCTCATGGAGTTGCTCCTCATGCTCGATGCGGCCAAAGGCGCCTCGGCTGCTCAGGTCACCGCCGTGATCCCGCACTACGCCTACGCGCGCTCAGACAAGAAGGACGCCTCCCGGATCTCGATCGGTGGCCGCCTCGTGGCCGACATGATCGCGACGGCGGGCGCCGATCGGATCATCACGATGGCGCTGCACGCCCCGCAGGTGCACGGCTTCTTCTCGATGCCGGTGGATCACCTCACCGCCATCGGAGAGATCGCCGAGCACTTTCGCCAGCGCGACCTGACTGACGCCGTGGTGGTGTCGCCCGACCTCGGCAACGCGAAGACCGCGACCCAGTTCGCGCGGCTCCTGGGGCTGCCGGTCGCAGCCGGGAGCAAGCAGCGCAAGGCCGATGATCAGGTCGTCATCGACGCGATCGTGGGTGACGTCGAAGGACGGCGCGCGATTGTGCTCGATGATGAGATCGCCACGGGCGGGTCCATCATCGAACTGATGGACCGGCTCAAAGACTTTGGTGCCACCGGCGCTGCCGTGGCCTGCACCCACGGACTGTTCTCAGGAAAGGCTGTCGAGAGACTGTCTTCGCACCCGATGATCTCCGAAGTGGTCAGCACCGACACAGTGCCAGCGCCGAACTGGCCCCAGTTGCAGGTGCGGTCGGTGGCACAACTCTTTGCTGAGGCAATCGCCCGCAGTCACCGGGGAGAGTCGGTGTCTAGCCTTTTCGACGGTGTTGACCCCGCGCATGCGCCGCCGGCGACGTTGCCGCTGGGTTAA
- a CDS encoding potassium channel family protein, giving the protein MPFRKSPSVHDKTVLVIGLGRFGTATASSLVDQGWEVVAVDESPELVQKYADDFTHTAVVDSTDPEALQQIGVGDITRAIVAIGTDVEASVLTLVNLVDLGVQDIWAKAITKQHGRILERIGARHVLYPESAMGERVAHMISGFLSDYIEFDDGFAIARTSAPRFAWDKTLEQVGLRREYGVTVVGVKKQREDFTYARPETMVEKDHELVVCGPTELVENFSAEAARGRA; this is encoded by the coding sequence ATGCCGTTTCGCAAGTCACCGAGCGTTCATGACAAGACGGTGCTGGTCATCGGGCTTGGCCGGTTCGGTACCGCGACCGCGTCCAGCCTGGTCGACCAGGGGTGGGAGGTCGTTGCCGTCGATGAGAGCCCCGAGCTCGTCCAGAAGTACGCCGACGACTTCACGCATACGGCCGTCGTTGACTCCACCGACCCGGAGGCGCTGCAGCAGATCGGCGTTGGAGACATCACCCGGGCGATCGTCGCCATCGGCACCGACGTCGAGGCCAGCGTTCTGACCTTGGTCAACCTGGTTGACCTGGGCGTGCAGGACATCTGGGCCAAAGCGATCACGAAGCAACACGGCCGGATCCTGGAGCGCATCGGCGCGCGCCACGTGCTCTATCCCGAGTCAGCCATGGGCGAGCGCGTGGCCCACATGATCTCGGGCTTCCTGTCCGACTACATCGAGTTCGACGACGGCTTCGCCATTGCGCGGACTTCGGCCCCACGATTCGCGTGGGACAAGACGTTGGAGCAGGTCGGCCTGCGTCGCGAATACGGCGTCACCGTCGTGGGCGTGAAGAAGCAGCGTGAGGACTTCACCTACGCCAGGCCCGAGACGATGGTCGAGAAGGATCACGAGTTGGTGGTGTGCGGTCCCACCGAACTGGTAGAGAACTTCAGCGCCGAGGCTGCCCGCGGAAGGGCCTGA
- a CDS encoding TrkH family potassium uptake protein yields the protein MSTYRQRRILSNPARFVVAAYLSVIGTGTILLWLPVAAEHAGSAPFLTALFTAVSATCITGLTVVDTGSYWSPFGHVVILGLVQVGGLGIVTLGTFAAVFVRGRLGMRDRMAAQRDARALSLGDVRQLLAKIVRFFLLLELVVVVLLVARFRIAYYDQWDEALWQGIFHGVAGANSSGFSLYPDSVVRFVGDIGIIGPLCLGIFVGGLGYPVLFELKNKWRRPRSWSVHTRMTLWASMAMLFGVFFIFLIFEWRNPATMGPLSVHDKIIGGLAGSVFPRTAGFNSVDIGYLTDETVLTYLFVMFIGGGSAGTAGGIKLTTFLVLGYVMLAEMRGERDVTVAHRRIPMEVQRQAITIALGGVGCVAAGTIALTLLTEQTLQHVVFEAMSAFGTVGQSAGVTNDLNGPGQVVLMILMFIGRVGTITVITSLAMNHRHRRYRLAEERPIVG from the coding sequence ATGAGTACCTATCGCCAGCGGCGGATATTGAGTAACCCCGCCCGCTTCGTGGTCGCTGCCTACCTCAGCGTGATCGGCACCGGGACCATCCTGCTGTGGCTGCCTGTAGCCGCCGAGCACGCGGGCAGTGCGCCGTTCCTCACCGCCTTGTTCACCGCGGTGTCGGCGACCTGTATTACCGGCCTCACCGTGGTGGATACCGGAAGTTATTGGTCGCCATTTGGCCACGTCGTGATCTTGGGTCTCGTGCAAGTCGGCGGCCTGGGAATTGTCACCTTGGGAACGTTCGCCGCGGTATTTGTTCGTGGCAGACTCGGGATGCGAGATCGCATGGCGGCCCAGCGTGATGCGCGCGCACTCAGCCTTGGCGACGTACGCCAACTGCTGGCCAAGATCGTCCGCTTCTTCCTGCTGCTGGAACTCGTCGTCGTGGTCCTCTTGGTCGCCAGGTTCCGCATCGCCTACTACGACCAGTGGGACGAGGCGTTGTGGCAAGGGATCTTCCACGGCGTCGCGGGAGCCAACTCCAGCGGTTTCTCGTTGTATCCCGACAGCGTGGTTCGTTTTGTCGGTGATATCGGCATCATTGGGCCTTTGTGCCTGGGCATCTTCGTCGGCGGCCTGGGGTATCCCGTGCTGTTCGAGTTGAAGAACAAGTGGCGCCGCCCGCGGTCATGGTCGGTCCACACTCGGATGACCCTGTGGGCCTCCATGGCCATGTTGTTCGGGGTGTTCTTTATCTTCCTGATCTTCGAATGGCGCAACCCGGCCACGATGGGCCCGCTGTCGGTCCATGACAAGATCATCGGCGGTCTTGCCGGGTCGGTGTTCCCGCGGACCGCGGGCTTCAACTCGGTGGACATCGGTTATCTCACCGATGAGACCGTGCTGACCTATTTGTTTGTCATGTTCATCGGTGGCGGCAGTGCAGGCACCGCGGGGGGAATCAAGCTCACGACGTTCCTGGTTTTGGGCTACGTCATGCTGGCGGAGATGCGTGGCGAGCGTGATGTGACGGTCGCCCACCGTCGCATCCCCATGGAGGTGCAGCGTCAGGCGATCACCATCGCGCTGGGCGGTGTGGGCTGTGTTGCGGCAGGCACGATCGCCCTGACGTTACTGACCGAGCAGACCCTACAACATGTGGTCTTCGAGGCCATGTCAGCCTTCGGCACCGTGGGCCAGTCGGCTGGAGTCACCAACGATCTGAACGGGCCCGGCCAGGTCGTCTTGATGATCCTGATGTTCATCGGCCGAGTCGGAACTATCACTGTCATCACGTCCCTGGCGATGAACCATCGCCATCGGCGCTACCGTCTGGCTGAGGAACGCCCCATCGTCGGGTGA
- a CDS encoding TrkH family potassium uptake protein, translated as MRALMATPARYLVVAYALAVAIGSILLELPIATQAPGSGPVVDAVFTSVSAVCITGLTSVDTGTHWTPFGQTVILGLVQVGGLGIVTLATLFTVALRGRLRMSDQKAAQADAHADEPGRVRHLVGRIVRLYLLIELVVMVLLFIRFRTTYEHDVAGALWQAFFHAISGVNNAGFSTHSDNLIRYVSDLWIIGVLSLATIIGGIGYPVIFELRKAWRTPSRWTLHTRLTLFGTAGLLALGFVMFLALEWANPATIGGHGWHEKVVAAIGGTAFPRTAGFNAVDYGLVRPETLVGTQALMFIGGGSAGTAGGIKITTFLILAAAMWAEIRGESDVVIAHRSINSSTLRQALTVALSGVALVMTGAVILMLSSDLSLDLASFEATSAFATVGLSANVTPTLDPVGKVVLMVLMFVGRVGPITFATSMAMRSRYRHRRYQLPHERPIIG; from the coding sequence ATGCGGGCACTGATGGCGACCCCTGCGCGCTATCTGGTGGTCGCGTATGCCCTCGCTGTGGCGATCGGCAGCATTCTCCTGGAGTTACCCATCGCGACCCAGGCGCCGGGAAGTGGGCCGGTTGTCGATGCCGTCTTCACCAGCGTGAGCGCTGTCTGCATCACCGGTCTGACCTCGGTGGACACCGGGACTCACTGGACGCCTTTTGGGCAGACCGTCATCCTCGGCCTGGTCCAAGTCGGTGGACTGGGCATCGTGACCCTGGCAACGCTCTTCACCGTTGCCCTGCGGGGGCGGCTGCGCATGTCAGACCAGAAGGCCGCCCAAGCCGACGCGCACGCCGACGAGCCCGGCCGGGTGCGACACCTCGTCGGCCGAATCGTCCGGCTGTACCTGCTCATCGAACTCGTCGTCATGGTGCTGCTGTTCATCAGGTTCCGGACGACCTATGAGCACGATGTCGCTGGAGCCCTGTGGCAAGCGTTCTTTCACGCGATATCTGGTGTGAACAACGCTGGATTCTCCACGCACTCGGACAACCTGATTCGTTATGTGTCCGACCTGTGGATCATCGGTGTGCTGTCCCTCGCGACGATCATCGGCGGCATCGGCTACCCAGTGATCTTCGAGTTGCGTAAGGCCTGGCGTACCCCCTCGCGGTGGACGCTGCACACCCGATTGACGTTATTCGGCACCGCCGGGTTGCTCGCTCTTGGCTTCGTGATGTTCCTGGCGTTGGAATGGGCCAATCCCGCGACGATCGGTGGCCACGGCTGGCACGAGAAGGTCGTGGCCGCCATCGGCGGAACGGCCTTCCCCCGAACAGCGGGGTTCAACGCCGTGGATTATGGGCTCGTGCGCCCCGAAACGCTGGTGGGGACTCAGGCGCTGATGTTCATCGGCGGTGGGAGCGCCGGCACGGCCGGCGGCATCAAGATCACGACCTTCCTGATCCTGGCCGCAGCGATGTGGGCCGAGATCCGCGGGGAGTCGGACGTGGTGATCGCGCATCGTTCGATCAACTCCAGCACCCTGCGACAGGCTTTGACGGTGGCACTTTCCGGAGTGGCCCTGGTGATGACTGGCGCGGTTATCCTCATGCTGAGTTCGGACCTGTCACTTGACCTGGCGTCCTTCGAGGCGACCTCGGCTTTTGCCACCGTCGGCCTTTCAGCCAATGTGACGCCTACCCTTGACCCGGTTGGAAAGGTCGTTCTCATGGTGCTGATGTTCGTTGGCCGGGTCGGGCCTATCACCTTTGCCACCTCGATGGCGATGAGATCCCGGTACCGTCATCGGCGCTATCAACTACCCCACGAACGGCCGATTATCGGATGA
- a CDS encoding class I SAM-dependent methyltransferase has protein sequence MVNRLTSGEGRGLLQSLPPYDERTAMALGERLRADGFAPELVAAALTQARLRQAAVAKFGADAARMLLTQDGLEQATRWEVADHHARRFAAAGVSAVHDLGCGIGADAMAFARAGLGVQAVDADEGVALVAEANLRRWPRATADFRRAEDVRLPSGKDALTVGVWFDPARRTPGVADISGRTRRVFRLDQMSPDWDHVREVAARLPVVGAKLSPSFPHAAVPHTAEAAWTSYAGDVVECALWWGPLARTSGRSAHVLGPRTDALVTEDMAMGAPTEFATMPSQGMYLYEPDRAVIRAGLTGALTNATEGRELASGVGYVASRQDVRLPWAKRYLITAAMPFNTKRLRAVLRDRGVGTLTIKKRGVSIDPQALRRQLRLSGDLEATVVLTRVGSVQVALLVRQL, from the coding sequence ATGGTGAATCGCCTCACCTCCGGTGAGGGACGTGGGTTGTTGCAGTCGCTGCCGCCCTATGACGAACGAACGGCCATGGCGTTGGGCGAGCGCCTTCGGGCCGACGGGTTCGCACCCGAGCTTGTGGCGGCCGCTCTCACGCAGGCCCGGCTTCGTCAGGCCGCCGTCGCCAAGTTTGGGGCCGATGCCGCGCGCATGTTGTTGACCCAGGACGGCCTCGAGCAGGCCACGCGCTGGGAGGTTGCCGACCATCATGCTCGCCGGTTCGCTGCCGCCGGGGTGTCGGCCGTGCACGACCTCGGGTGCGGGATCGGCGCCGATGCGATGGCCTTTGCCCGGGCCGGGTTGGGCGTACAGGCAGTCGATGCCGATGAGGGCGTGGCCCTTGTCGCGGAGGCCAACCTGCGCCGGTGGCCGCGCGCAACCGCGGATTTTCGGCGCGCCGAGGACGTTCGCTTGCCGAGCGGCAAGGACGCTTTGACGGTCGGAGTGTGGTTCGACCCGGCACGGCGTACGCCAGGAGTGGCTGACATCAGTGGTCGGACTCGTCGGGTCTTCCGACTCGACCAGATGTCACCAGACTGGGATCACGTCCGGGAGGTGGCGGCCAGGCTCCCCGTCGTGGGCGCAAAGTTGTCGCCGTCGTTTCCCCATGCTGCGGTGCCACACACCGCGGAAGCAGCATGGACGTCGTATGCCGGTGACGTCGTCGAATGCGCGCTGTGGTGGGGCCCGTTGGCGCGGACCAGCGGACGCAGCGCGCACGTCCTCGGTCCGCGGACCGATGCGTTGGTGACCGAGGACATGGCCATGGGCGCGCCCACCGAGTTCGCCACGATGCCGAGCCAAGGCATGTATCTCTACGAACCGGACCGTGCGGTGATCCGAGCCGGTTTGACTGGCGCACTCACTAACGCCACCGAAGGCCGCGAGTTGGCTTCTGGGGTCGGCTATGTCGCGAGCCGCCAAGACGTCCGCCTGCCGTGGGCAAAGCGCTACCTCATCACCGCGGCAATGCCCTTCAACACCAAGCGACTTCGCGCGGTGCTACGTGACCGGGGGGTGGGCACTCTCACGATCAAGAAACGCGGCGTCAGCATCGATCCCCAAGCATTGCGGCGCCAACTTCGACTGTCTGGGGACCTCGAAGCGACCGTCGTCCTGACCCGGGTTGGCAGCGTGCAGGTCGCCCTCCTGGTACGCCAGCTTTGA
- a CDS encoding glycoside hydrolase family 3 N-terminal domain-containing protein yields the protein MRAPRTLAAVLGLSFTVSACSGSDQAGPTPPPSRSDSASTHPSTPASKGGSTSASTSRKAPASCVTQILNSLTPEQEIGQLLMVGLQVGTPTSTVTSLIRNEHVGNVIYLGGWEGAETVRSTSAQLQQQVGKAATGGLRLFIAADQEGGQIWQIRTAADRLPSALQQGKASPTKRQAYGKEIGTLLSKLGVNLNLAPVADTVPPALGEANEPIGRYERQYGNDPALVAAAVPDLIRGLHAGGVATTVKHFPGIGRLRGNTDFTTEGIEDTEATRNDPYLKPFQAGVTAGTDMVMMSTASYPKIDPKNQAVFSPTIIEGVLRKDLAFDGVVITDDVAAESLSKIAPAERATRYVAAGGDILLTGDAAEVKPMLAALKTKVANDPAFAKKVDAAVRRVVALKVDRHLATCD from the coding sequence ATGCGTGCTCCCCGAACCTTGGCCGCCGTCCTCGGGCTCAGTTTCACCGTCAGCGCTTGCTCAGGCTCCGATCAGGCAGGACCAACTCCCCCGCCGTCGCGATCGGATAGTGCCTCGACGCACCCCAGCACACCCGCCTCCAAGGGCGGCAGCACATCCGCCTCCACGAGCCGCAAAGCACCTGCCTCGTGTGTCACTCAGATCCTGAACTCGCTCACACCGGAACAGGAAATCGGCCAGTTGCTCATGGTCGGCCTCCAGGTGGGCACACCCACCTCCACGGTGACCTCACTGATCCGCAACGAGCACGTGGGCAATGTGATCTACCTCGGCGGCTGGGAAGGCGCCGAGACCGTGCGCTCCACGTCCGCCCAACTCCAGCAACAGGTCGGCAAGGCCGCGACCGGAGGCCTTCGCCTCTTCATTGCCGCGGACCAAGAAGGCGGTCAGATCTGGCAAATTCGCACTGCCGCAGACCGATTGCCGTCCGCATTGCAACAAGGCAAAGCATCGCCAACCAAGCGTCAGGCCTACGGCAAAGAGATCGGGACCCTTTTGAGCAAGCTCGGGGTCAATCTCAACCTGGCACCCGTGGCCGACACTGTCCCGCCAGCGCTCGGCGAAGCGAACGAGCCGATTGGTCGATACGAGCGCCAGTACGGCAACGACCCCGCGCTGGTCGCTGCAGCCGTACCCGACCTGATCCGCGGACTCCATGCTGGCGGCGTAGCGACAACGGTGAAGCACTTCCCTGGCATCGGCCGGTTGCGCGGAAATACCGACTTCACCACCGAAGGCATCGAGGACACCGAAGCCACCCGCAACGATCCCTATCTCAAACCATTTCAGGCTGGTGTGACCGCGGGCACTGACATGGTGATGATGTCGACGGCTTCTTATCCCAAGATTGACCCGAAGAATCAGGCAGTCTTCTCCCCAACGATCATTGAGGGTGTGCTGCGGAAGGACCTGGCTTTCGACGGTGTGGTCATCACCGACGATGTGGCGGCAGAGTCGCTCAGCAAGATCGCGCCCGCCGAACGGGCCACCCGATACGTCGCCGCAGGAGGCGACATCCTCCTGACCGGTGACGCGGCTGAAGTGAAACCCATGCTTGCCGCGCTAAAGACCAAAGTCGCCAACGACCCTGCCTTCGCCAAGAAGGTCGATGCCGCCGTACGCCGGGTGGTGGCCCTTAAGGTTGACCGGCATCTGGCAACCTGCGACTAG
- the tsaD gene encoding tRNA (adenosine(37)-N6)-threonylcarbamoyltransferase complex transferase subunit TsaD yields MTNEPLVLGIESSCDETGVAFVRGTTLVGDALASSVDEHARFGGVVPEVASRAHLEAMVPMIQRACDEAGHRLADVDAIAVTSGPGLAGALMVGVAAAKGLALSLDKPLYGVNHLAAHVCADVLDHGPLPEPTVALLVSGGHTNLLIARDIATDVQELGGTIDDAAGEAYDKVARVLGLPYPGGPHLDKAARQGDPAAIAFPRGLTARHDMERHRYDYSFSGLKTAVVRWVEAQQRSGATVPVADVAASFSMAVADVLTKKALLACEEYGIGDLQIGGGVTANSQLRALAEQRCAAAGVNLRVPQPRLCTDNGAMVAALGAQMVMRGLPASDLALPADSSMPVTMLQAT; encoded by the coding sequence ATGACTAACGAACCGCTCGTGCTGGGGATCGAGTCCTCCTGTGACGAAACGGGCGTCGCGTTCGTGCGCGGCACCACGCTGGTGGGGGATGCCCTGGCGAGCAGCGTCGATGAGCATGCGCGCTTTGGCGGGGTCGTCCCCGAAGTCGCGAGTCGGGCACACCTCGAGGCCATGGTTCCGATGATTCAACGTGCGTGTGATGAGGCGGGTCATCGTCTCGCTGACGTCGACGCGATCGCGGTGACCTCTGGGCCCGGGCTCGCAGGGGCTCTGATGGTGGGTGTCGCGGCAGCCAAGGGATTGGCGCTGAGCCTGGACAAGCCGCTCTATGGGGTCAATCACCTTGCGGCACATGTCTGCGCGGATGTGCTGGACCACGGGCCGTTGCCAGAACCGACAGTCGCGCTGCTGGTGTCCGGCGGGCATACCAACCTGCTGATCGCGCGTGACATCGCGACCGATGTTCAAGAACTCGGTGGAACGATCGATGACGCGGCAGGGGAGGCCTACGACAAAGTCGCCCGGGTGCTCGGCCTGCCCTACCCGGGCGGCCCCCACCTCGACAAGGCCGCGCGTCAGGGTGATCCTGCCGCGATCGCATTTCCCCGTGGGCTGACGGCCCGCCATGACATGGAGCGGCACCGCTACGACTACTCGTTCTCCGGCCTGAAGACCGCAGTGGTCCGATGGGTAGAGGCCCAACAGCGTTCAGGCGCAACAGTTCCCGTCGCCGATGTTGCGGCGAGCTTCAGCATGGCGGTAGCCGATGTGCTCACCAAGAAGGCGCTCCTGGCGTGCGAGGAGTACGGCATTGGCGACCTGCAGATCGGCGGCGGTGTGACGGCGAACAGCCAGCTCCGCGCACTGGCCGAGCAACGGTGCGCAGCGGCGGGCGTCAACCTCCGTGTGCCTCAACCGCGTCTATGCACCGACAACGGCGCGATGGTGGCCGCGCTCGGTGCGCAGATGGTCATGCGCGGGCTGCCCGCCTCGGACTTGGCCCTTCCGGCGGATTCCTCGATGCCGGTGACGATGCTGCAGGCAACGTAG
- the rimI gene encoding ribosomal protein S18-alanine N-acetyltransferase, whose protein sequence is MSMRPMRWTDIDVLVGLDVELFGADAWSAATWWAELRERPRRDYAVVPDGDDHPLAYAGLDLGGDVADIMTIGVSPRAQGQGLGGQLLRWMVERAVEDGAIALILEVRESNEAARTLYEHNGFERISVRRGYYQPGGEDALVLRRLLR, encoded by the coding sequence ATGAGTATGCGTCCCATGCGATGGACTGACATCGATGTCCTGGTCGGCCTGGATGTCGAGCTGTTCGGCGCCGATGCCTGGTCCGCAGCCACCTGGTGGGCCGAACTGCGTGAGCGTCCACGGCGGGACTACGCGGTCGTCCCCGACGGTGACGACCATCCGCTGGCGTACGCAGGACTGGACCTTGGCGGCGATGTCGCCGACATCATGACGATTGGGGTCAGCCCGCGGGCTCAGGGTCAGGGTCTCGGCGGTCAACTCCTGCGGTGGATGGTCGAGCGTGCCGTCGAAGACGGGGCCATCGCGTTGATTCTTGAGGTGCGCGAGTCAAACGAAGCGGCACGAACGCTGTACGAGCACAACGGGTTTGAGCGCATCAGTGTGCGCCGCGGCTACTACCAACCTGGAGGCGAGGACGCACTTGTCCTGCGCCGGTTGTTGCGATGA
- the tsaB gene encoding tRNA (adenosine(37)-N6)-threonylcarbamoyltransferase complex dimerization subunit type 1 TsaB, whose translation MLLALDTATSAVTAAVHDGATVRAERSVLDHRRHTETLAPIIRDTLAAAGIAAADLSAIAVGVGPGPFTGLRVGIVTARTMGLALGIPVHGVCSLDAIAAEVAAGEAASPAEFLVATDARRKEVYWATYRDGRRTDGPHVGRAAELVEDVRALPCAGRGPELYSDALPHAITVRDVSAAALADFAHTEIVAGRALLDTEPLYLRRPDAKPRPSGP comes from the coding sequence GTGCTGCTTGCTCTCGATACCGCCACGTCTGCCGTGACCGCTGCCGTCCATGACGGGGCCACCGTGCGTGCCGAGCGCAGTGTGCTGGACCACCGCAGGCATACCGAAACACTCGCGCCCATCATCAGAGACACGTTGGCAGCAGCCGGAATTGCCGCCGCTGACTTGTCGGCGATCGCCGTCGGTGTGGGGCCTGGCCCGTTCACCGGTCTGCGGGTCGGCATCGTGACCGCGCGAACGATGGGCCTGGCCTTGGGCATACCGGTGCATGGGGTGTGCAGCCTGGACGCGATCGCTGCCGAGGTCGCTGCGGGCGAGGCCGCCTCGCCAGCTGAGTTCCTGGTGGCAACAGATGCGCGTCGCAAGGAGGTCTACTGGGCTACCTATCGTGATGGTCGCCGGACCGACGGCCCGCACGTCGGGCGTGCTGCCGAGCTTGTTGAGGATGTGCGCGCGCTGCCCTGCGCCGGGCGGGGACCGGAGTTGTACTCGGACGCCTTGCCGCACGCCATCACTGTGCGTGACGTCAGCGCCGCCGCCCTCGCGGACTTCGCGCATACCGAGATCGTTGCTGGACGCGCACTCCTGGACACCGAGCCGCTCTACCTTCGTCGTCCCGACGCCAAGCCGAGGCCGAGTGGGCCATGA
- the tsaE gene encoding tRNA (adenosine(37)-N6)-threonylcarbamoyltransferase complex ATPase subunit type 1 TsaE, with protein MRAVEVQWQAATAAATQRIATALGRLLQPGDLLVLTGGLGAGKTTFTQGLAVGLGVRGPITSPTFVVAREHPSEVGGPPLVHVDAYRLGGADELDDLDLDAELGSAVTVVEWGAGLAEALSEDYLEILLDRDDGDAESVDPGAPDETPRTVTARGHGVRWAAAWPQVSALT; from the coding sequence ATGAGGGCGGTTGAGGTCCAGTGGCAGGCGGCTACCGCTGCTGCGACGCAACGCATCGCCACCGCTTTGGGCAGGCTGCTGCAGCCGGGAGATCTGTTGGTCCTCACCGGCGGCCTGGGCGCCGGCAAGACGACCTTCACTCAGGGCCTCGCGGTGGGACTTGGAGTGCGCGGGCCGATCACGTCGCCGACCTTTGTGGTCGCCCGGGAGCACCCCAGCGAGGTCGGCGGGCCACCGCTGGTGCACGTTGATGCCTACCGCCTGGGCGGCGCGGACGAACTGGACGATCTCGACTTGGACGCCGAACTCGGCTCGGCGGTGACCGTGGTGGAGTGGGGCGCCGGTCTTGCGGAGGCATTGAGTGAGGACTACCTGGAGATCCTCCTGGACCGAGATGACGGCGACGCGGAGTCGGTCGACCCAGGGGCCCCCGACGAGACCCCACGTACCGTGACCGCTCGCGGCCACGGGGTCCGCTGGGCAGCGGCCTGGCCTCAGGTCAGCGCACTCACGTAG